In Streptomyces sclerotialus, one genomic interval encodes:
- a CDS encoding VOC family protein, whose amino-acid sequence MTAFVEGAPCWADAMLPDLEAGKRFYGELFGWSFVDGGPELGGYATALLDGRKAAGLLPKRDGRMPTVWGVYFATSDIAATVAGVREAGGSVITGSTPIGDLGAMMLGVDPGGAVFGAWQAGRHEGFEAQAEPGAYVWMGLSTRAPEAVDAFYGDVFGFEGVTDGAGATASFLPWRVAGQEREIGCRIVLDARAPAELPAHFTVFFLAEEMGAALRTVVRQGGKVLSEPQGTPGGHLALVVDNQGAAFGLMAPE is encoded by the coding sequence ATGACGGCTTTTGTGGAAGGTGCTCCCTGCTGGGCGGACGCGATGCTGCCCGACCTGGAAGCGGGCAAGCGCTTCTACGGCGAGCTGTTCGGCTGGTCCTTCGTGGACGGCGGTCCCGAGCTCGGCGGCTACGCCACCGCCCTGCTCGACGGGCGGAAGGCCGCGGGCCTGCTGCCCAAGAGGGACGGCCGGATGCCCACCGTATGGGGCGTCTACTTCGCGACCTCCGACATCGCCGCGACCGTCGCCGGGGTACGGGAGGCGGGCGGCTCGGTGATCACGGGTAGCACGCCGATCGGTGACCTGGGCGCGATGATGCTGGGCGTCGACCCCGGGGGCGCGGTCTTCGGTGCCTGGCAGGCCGGCCGGCACGAGGGCTTCGAGGCGCAGGCCGAGCCCGGTGCGTACGTATGGATGGGCCTGAGCACGCGCGCCCCGGAGGCGGTCGACGCCTTCTACGGGGACGTCTTCGGCTTCGAAGGCGTGACCGACGGTGCGGGGGCCACCGCCTCGTTCCTGCCGTGGCGGGTCGCGGGACAGGAGCGCGAGATCGGCTGCCGGATCGTGCTGGACGCCCGGGCGCCGGCCGAGCTGCCCGCGCACTTCACCGTCTTCTTCCTGGCCGAGGAGATGGGGGCGGCCCTGCGGACGGTGGTCCGGCAGGGCGGCAAGGTGCTCAGTGAGCCGCAGGGGACTCCCGGCGGCCACCTCGCCCTGGTCGTCGACAATCAGGGCGCGGCCTTCGGGCTGATGGCCCCTGAGTAG
- a CDS encoding nitroreductase family deazaflavin-dependent oxidoreductase: MDAVSAEEQDEDLRGLSALLRAHHHGPDGPGAAGRAPRGHHEGLWRLLARKCGLPGTCEEAGRVLLTSTGAWSGQRRRTPLAYMPEPGGGWILVGGNFGRSGRPAWTAHLLKCPDLEFSWGGRDVPVRTVPLTGGERAAAWRAVPAFWPPYAAYQSRVTREIRLFRLVRR, from the coding sequence ATGGATGCCGTGTCCGCCGAGGAGCAGGACGAGGACCTCCGTGGCTTGAGCGCACTGCTGCGCGCTCACCACCACGGCCCGGACGGGCCCGGAGCCGCCGGACGCGCTCCGAGAGGCCACCACGAGGGCCTGTGGCGGCTCCTCGCCCGGAAGTGCGGGCTGCCCGGCACCTGCGAGGAGGCCGGCCGCGTACTGCTCACCTCGACCGGCGCGTGGAGCGGGCAGCGGCGGCGTACTCCGCTCGCGTACATGCCGGAGCCGGGCGGCGGCTGGATCCTGGTCGGCGGCAACTTCGGCCGGTCCGGCCGTCCGGCCTGGACCGCGCACCTGCTCAAGTGCCCGGACCTCGAGTTCAGTTGGGGCGGCCGGGACGTCCCCGTACGGACCGTGCCGCTCACGGGGGGGGAGCGGGCGGCGGCGTGGCGCGCTGTGCCGGCCTTCTGGCCGCCGTACGCCGCGTACCAGTCACGGGTGACGCGCGAGATCCGGCTGTTCCGCCTCGTGCGCCGCTGA
- a CDS encoding aldo/keto reductase translates to MRYTLFGRTGLRVSELSLGTMTFGEDWGWGTTEDASRRILDVYADAGGNFIDTANNYTDGSSERIIGDLLAGRRDRFVLASKYTCATRKGDVNAGGSHRKNLVQSVEASLERLRTDRLDVLWVHARDNFTPVEEVMRALDDIVRAGKVLYVGVSDWPAWEIAQANTLAELRGWTAFAGSQLRYNLLERTPERELLPQARAYDLAVLAWAPLAAGKLTGKYRRGEAGRLNTHDWDNRADHNEEAVLTAVLEIAEQGGWSPAQVALAWLRQRPGNIIPIVGATKESQLQDNLAAVDVTLDADAVARLDEVSAVPLGFPHQFLREPGILETVHGDRWADIDDRRSTYRRTAYEVR, encoded by the coding sequence ATGCGTTACACGCTGTTCGGCAGGACCGGTCTCCGGGTGAGCGAGCTGAGCCTCGGCACCATGACGTTCGGCGAGGACTGGGGCTGGGGCACCACCGAGGACGCCAGCCGGCGCATCCTCGACGTGTACGCCGACGCGGGCGGCAACTTCATCGACACGGCGAACAACTACACCGACGGCAGCTCCGAGCGGATCATCGGCGATCTGCTCGCCGGCCGCCGCGACCGGTTCGTCCTGGCGAGCAAGTACACCTGCGCCACCCGCAAGGGCGACGTGAACGCGGGCGGCAGCCACCGCAAGAACCTGGTGCAGTCGGTCGAGGCGAGCCTGGAGCGGCTGCGGACCGACCGCCTGGACGTCCTCTGGGTGCACGCGCGCGACAACTTCACGCCGGTCGAGGAGGTCATGCGGGCACTGGACGACATCGTGCGGGCCGGCAAGGTCCTGTACGTCGGGGTGTCCGACTGGCCGGCCTGGGAGATCGCGCAGGCCAACACCCTCGCCGAGCTGCGCGGCTGGACCGCCTTCGCCGGGTCGCAGCTGCGGTACAACCTGCTGGAGCGCACGCCGGAGCGCGAACTGCTGCCGCAAGCCCGCGCGTACGACCTGGCCGTCCTCGCGTGGGCGCCGCTGGCGGCCGGCAAGCTCACCGGGAAGTACCGCCGCGGCGAGGCCGGCCGCCTGAACACCCACGACTGGGACAACCGCGCCGACCACAACGAGGAGGCGGTGCTCACCGCGGTCCTGGAGATCGCCGAGCAGGGCGGCTGGAGTCCGGCCCAGGTGGCGCTGGCCTGGTTGCGGCAGCGGCCCGGCAACATCATCCCGATCGTCGGCGCCACGAAGGAGAGCCAGCTTCAGGACAACCTCGCCGCGGTCGACGTGACGCTGGACGCCGACGCGGTGGCCCGGCTGGACGAGGTGAGTGCGGTGCCGCTCGGCTTCCCGCACCAGTTCCTGCGGGAGCCGGGAATCCTGGAGACCGTCCACGGCGACCGCTGGGCCGACATCGACGACCGGCGCTCCACCTACCGCCGCACGGCGTACGAGGTCCGCTGA
- a CDS encoding alpha/beta fold hydrolase: MSATETGTALAVPPPARLGAVRLADGRRLAWGEWGPEDGVPVLLCPGAATSRRLGLGAGAAEELGVRLISVDRPGLGGSDPFPGRTLTGWAEDVREFAARRGLAGVRGVGFSQGAPFALACAAAGVLTRLAVVSGTDELAAPAFDALLPDEVRYLVGRAAADPVAAERSFAGFGSPETLYELIVAGSGGRDRALLAEPAFAAAFREAMAEGFAPGPAGYARDTLLTMSRWPFDPAVVRIPVDLWYGAQDTAPTHSPDHGARLASRLPAARRRLVPDAGGMLLWTHAAPVLRALLDDAG, translated from the coding sequence ATGTCCGCGACCGAAACCGGGACGGCCCTCGCCGTGCCCCCGCCCGCCCGGCTCGGGGCCGTCCGGCTGGCCGACGGCCGACGGCTGGCGTGGGGGGAATGGGGGCCCGAGGACGGCGTGCCGGTGCTGCTGTGCCCCGGTGCGGCCACGTCCCGGCGGCTCGGTCTCGGCGCCGGGGCGGCCGAGGAGCTGGGCGTACGGCTGATCTCCGTGGACCGCCCCGGGCTGGGCGGCTCCGACCCGTTCCCCGGCCGTACGCTCACCGGCTGGGCCGAGGACGTCCGGGAGTTCGCCGCGCGGCGCGGGCTCGCCGGTGTGCGCGGCGTCGGCTTCTCGCAGGGCGCCCCGTTCGCGCTGGCCTGCGCGGCGGCGGGGGTGCTGACCCGGCTCGCGGTGGTCTCCGGTACGGACGAGCTGGCCGCGCCCGCTTTCGACGCGCTGCTGCCGGACGAGGTGCGGTACCTCGTCGGCCGGGCCGCGGCCGACCCGGTGGCCGCCGAGCGGTCGTTCGCCGGTTTCGGGAGCCCGGAGACGCTCTACGAACTGATCGTGGCGGGCAGTGGTGGGCGCGACCGCGCGCTCCTGGCGGAGCCGGCGTTCGCCGCGGCCTTCCGGGAGGCGATGGCCGAGGGCTTCGCGCCGGGACCGGCCGGGTACGCCCGGGACACGCTGCTGACCATGAGCCGCTGGCCGTTCGACCCGGCAGTGGTCCGGATCCCGGTCGACCTCTGGTACGGCGCGCAGGACACCGCGCCCACCCACTCGCCGGACCACGGCGCCCGGCTCGCCTCCCGGCTGCCGGCCGCGCGGCGGCGTCTCGTCCCGGACGCGGGCGGCATGCTCCTGTGGACGCACGCCGCGCCGGTCCTGCGGGCCCTGCTCGACGACGCCGGGTAG
- a CDS encoding pyridoxine/pyridoxamine 5'-phosphate oxidase codes for MTTTDDTPEARAFRDLLRSLRVWTGELPDFDPDTAPEAPLPLFRQWLGEAAAAGVPEPHTMSLATADAAGDPSARIVMLHDADENGWHFASHRGSRKGRELAARPSAALCFYWPLVGRQVRVRGAVTAAGPEESAADLRRRSPGALAAALVGHQSEVLGSFAELERAADESWERAQREPDAAVPSWTAYVLRPEEVEFFQGDDRRRHVRLCYRRADDGWQRVLLWP; via the coding sequence ATGACCACGACGGACGACACCCCCGAAGCCCGCGCCTTCCGCGACCTGCTGCGCAGCCTGCGGGTCTGGACGGGCGAGCTGCCGGACTTCGACCCGGACACGGCCCCTGAGGCGCCACTGCCCCTGTTCCGGCAGTGGCTGGGCGAGGCGGCCGCCGCGGGCGTACCGGAGCCGCACACGATGTCGCTGGCGACCGCGGACGCGGCGGGCGACCCGTCCGCCCGCATCGTGATGCTGCACGACGCCGACGAGAACGGCTGGCACTTCGCCTCGCACCGCGGCAGCCGCAAGGGCCGCGAGCTGGCCGCCCGCCCGAGCGCCGCGCTGTGCTTCTACTGGCCGCTGGTCGGACGTCAGGTCCGGGTCCGCGGCGCGGTCACGGCGGCCGGCCCCGAGGAGAGCGCCGCCGACCTGCGCCGCCGGTCGCCGGGCGCGCTGGCCGCCGCGCTCGTGGGTCACCAGAGCGAGGTCCTGGGCTCCTTCGCGGAGCTGGAGCGGGCCGCCGACGAGTCCTGGGAGCGGGCACAGCGCGAACCGGACGCCGCGGTGCCGAGCTGGACGGCGTACGTGCTGCGCCCCGAGGAGGTCGAGTTCTTCCAGGGCGACGACCGCCGCCGGCACGTACGGCTGTGCTACCGGCGGGCGGACGACGGGTGGCAGCGGGTACTGCTGTGGCCGTGA
- a CDS encoding GNAT family N-acetyltransferase, translating to MLIREAVTEDWDAVWPFFHRIVAAGETYTYPRDLDKEGGRALWMLSPPGHTVVAVDEEGTVLGSAKMNPNHMGAAAHIAGASFMVDPAHGGKGVGRALGEYALRWARAEGYRAMQFNAVVETNKGAVALWQSLGFEIMTTLPEGFLHPEKGYVGLHIMYQRF from the coding sequence GTGCTGATCAGAGAAGCCGTAACCGAGGACTGGGACGCCGTCTGGCCGTTCTTCCACCGGATCGTGGCCGCCGGGGAGACGTACACCTACCCGCGCGACCTCGACAAGGAAGGGGGCCGCGCGCTGTGGATGCTGAGCCCGCCGGGCCACACGGTCGTGGCGGTCGACGAGGAGGGCACGGTCCTGGGCTCGGCCAAGATGAACCCCAACCACATGGGCGCCGCCGCCCACATCGCCGGGGCGAGCTTCATGGTCGACCCGGCGCACGGCGGCAAGGGCGTCGGCCGGGCACTGGGCGAGTACGCACTGCGCTGGGCCCGCGCCGAGGGGTACCGCGCGATGCAGTTCAACGCCGTCGTGGAGACCAACAAGGGCGCGGTGGCCCTGTGGCAGTCACTCGGCTTCGAGATCATGACGACCCTGCCGGAGGGCTTCCTGCATCCCGAGAAGGGCTACGTCGGGCTGCACATCATGTACCAGCGGTTCTGA
- a CDS encoding RNA polymerase sigma factor — protein MADALPSSPFPSPSFDDVFSGLLPRLYRRAVLLAGSRQSAEDIVHETYLKLAARPYRFLAHPEPYARAFTALLSVAREAHRRERRQALIGEGGPEDGPGSGALMRELPGAGWDGRRERRQAELEAVRLLSRLTHRQAGLVILVDLDGYTLGKAAKIMKVQRCTAARHRTRALERLREHFAASPYDLTGR, from the coding sequence ATGGCCGATGCGCTGCCGTCGTCTCCCTTTCCGTCGCCGTCCTTCGACGACGTCTTCTCCGGGTTGCTGCCGCGGCTCTACCGGCGCGCCGTGCTGCTGGCGGGGTCCCGGCAGTCGGCGGAGGACATCGTGCACGAGACGTACCTGAAGCTCGCCGCGCGCCCGTACCGCTTCCTGGCCCACCCGGAGCCGTACGCCCGCGCCTTCACGGCCCTGCTGAGCGTCGCCCGGGAGGCGCACCGCAGGGAGCGGCGGCAGGCGCTGATCGGCGAGGGCGGACCGGAGGACGGGCCCGGCAGCGGTGCGCTGATGCGCGAGCTGCCCGGCGCCGGCTGGGACGGCAGACGGGAGCGCCGCCAGGCCGAGCTGGAGGCGGTGCGGCTGCTGAGCCGGCTCACGCACCGCCAGGCCGGCCTGGTCATCCTCGTCGACCTGGACGGCTACACCCTCGGGAAGGCCGCCAAGATCATGAAGGTGCAGCGGTGCACGGCGGCGCGGCACCGGACGCGCGCCCTGGAGCGGTTACGGGAGCACTTCGCCGCTTCGCCGTACGACCTCACGGGGAGGTGA
- a CDS encoding MFS transporter: MTQTPELREAVPVPVPPTRRRRPHRAWSVAAVTFLTLVGAAGFASLPGLLIEPLHAEFHWSRGTIGFAVSVNLALYGLTAPFAAALMDRFGVRRVVATALAVIAAGAGLTVWMTASWQLTLYWGVLVGLGSGSMALAFAATVTGHWFVARRGLVTGILTAGGASGQLVFLPLLSWTVEDHGWRPAAVTVALTALAVVPLVWLLLRDHPADVGVAPYGAREFVPRPAPRRGAARRALKALADAARTGPFWLLAGTFAICGATTNGLVKTHFVPAAHDHHMPMTLAASLLAVIGIFDILGTIASGWFTDRFDSRRLLAVYYGLRGVSLMFLPALLSDAVHPPMLFFIVFYGLDWVATVPPTIALCREHYGEDAAIVFGWVLASHQVGAALIAFVAGLVRDALGRYDPVWYGSGALCALAVLMVLVIRRRASPALS, translated from the coding sequence GTGACGCAGACTCCCGAACTCCGAGAAGCCGTTCCGGTGCCGGTACCTCCCACCCGGCGCCGCCGCCCGCACCGCGCCTGGTCCGTCGCCGCGGTCACCTTCCTCACCCTCGTCGGCGCCGCCGGCTTCGCCTCGCTGCCGGGCCTGCTGATCGAACCGCTGCACGCGGAGTTCCACTGGTCGCGCGGCACCATCGGGTTCGCGGTCTCGGTCAACCTCGCGCTGTACGGCCTCACCGCCCCCTTCGCCGCCGCGCTCATGGACCGCTTCGGCGTCCGGCGGGTCGTCGCCACGGCGCTCGCCGTGATCGCGGCCGGTGCCGGGCTCACGGTATGGATGACCGCTTCCTGGCAGCTGACCCTCTACTGGGGTGTCCTCGTCGGCCTGGGCAGCGGCTCCATGGCGCTGGCCTTCGCCGCGACCGTCACCGGCCACTGGTTCGTCGCCCGCCGCGGTCTGGTGACCGGCATCCTCACCGCCGGCGGCGCCTCCGGTCAGCTCGTCTTCCTCCCGCTGCTGTCCTGGACGGTGGAGGACCACGGCTGGCGTCCCGCGGCCGTCACGGTGGCGCTGACCGCGCTGGCCGTCGTACCGCTGGTCTGGCTGCTGCTGCGCGACCACCCCGCGGACGTGGGCGTGGCCCCGTACGGCGCACGCGAGTTCGTGCCCCGGCCCGCGCCCCGGCGAGGCGCTGCCCGGCGTGCGCTGAAGGCGCTCGCCGACGCCGCGCGCACCGGCCCCTTCTGGCTCCTCGCCGGTACCTTCGCGATCTGCGGCGCCACCACGAACGGCCTGGTCAAGACGCATTTCGTGCCCGCGGCACACGATCACCACATGCCGATGACGCTGGCCGCCTCGCTGCTCGCGGTCATCGGGATCTTCGACATCCTCGGGACGATCGCCTCCGGCTGGTTCACCGACCGCTTCGACAGCCGACGGCTCCTCGCCGTGTACTACGGGCTGCGCGGCGTGTCGCTGATGTTCCTGCCGGCGCTGCTCTCGGACGCCGTGCACCCGCCGATGCTCTTCTTCATCGTCTTCTACGGGCTGGACTGGGTCGCGACGGTGCCGCCCACGATTGCGCTCTGCCGCGAGCACTACGGGGAGGACGCCGCGATCGTCTTCGGGTGGGTGCTGGCCTCCCACCAGGTGGGCGCGGCACTCATCGCCTTCGTGGCCGGCCTGGTCCGCGACGCCCTGGGGCGGTACGACCCGGTCTGGTACGGCTCCGGAGCGCTGTGCGCCCTGGCGGTCCTGATGGTGCTGGTGATCCGGCGCCGTGCCAGTCCCGCACTGTCCTGA
- a CDS encoding ATP-binding protein encodes MQVLQVQLEVRPDPAEVGRARRWARSRLAGSGIGADEPLAETLILLVSELVTNAVVHAGSHAELRLRFSGAGPVVGTVRLEVADGSARPPRPRRAEGDDTNGRGLELVDGLADRWGWQPEGPGKRIWCEVDRGRPLLMGAGTEPGARGAYEQPCAATHRV; translated from the coding sequence GTGCAGGTGCTTCAGGTGCAATTGGAAGTGCGGCCCGACCCCGCTGAAGTGGGGCGGGCCCGCAGGTGGGCCCGGTCGCGGCTGGCCGGGTCGGGCATAGGCGCCGACGAGCCGCTGGCGGAGACGCTGATCCTGCTGGTCTCCGAGCTCGTCACCAACGCCGTGGTGCACGCCGGCTCGCACGCCGAGCTGCGGCTCCGCTTCTCCGGTGCCGGGCCCGTGGTCGGGACCGTACGGCTGGAGGTCGCGGACGGCAGCGCCCGGCCGCCGCGGCCGCGCCGCGCGGAGGGTGACGACACCAACGGCCGGGGCCTGGAGCTGGTCGACGGCCTGGCCGACCGCTGGGGCTGGCAGCCCGAGGGTCCGGGGAAGCGCATCTGGTGCGAGGTGGACCGCGGCCGGCCGCTGCTGATGGGGGCAGGCACCGAGCCGGGCGCGAGGGGCGCCTACGAGCAGCCGTGCGCCGCCACGCACCGGGTGTGA
- a CDS encoding acyl-CoA dehydrogenase family protein — protein MPRLRREAVLLTAAQQLGGAVRALEAAVAYARQREQFGAPIGSFQAVKHLCAEMLVRVEIARSAVYAASVTGNPAEVAGAKLLADEAAEGNARDCLQVHGGAGFTWEADVRLALKRARLRAQAWQRAAGGAEVLADGHIAL, from the coding sequence GTGCCCCGGCTCCGCCGTGAGGCCGTGCTGCTGACCGCCGCGCAGCAGCTGGGCGGGGCGGTGCGCGCCCTGGAGGCGGCGGTGGCGTACGCGCGGCAGCGGGAACAGTTCGGCGCGCCGATCGGCTCCTTCCAGGCGGTCAAGCACCTGTGCGCGGAAATGCTGGTACGGGTGGAGATCGCCCGAAGCGCCGTGTACGCGGCGTCCGTCACCGGGAACCCGGCCGAGGTGGCCGGCGCGAAGCTGCTCGCCGACGAGGCCGCCGAGGGCAACGCCCGGGACTGCCTTCAGGTGCACGGCGGGGCGGGATTCACCTGGGAGGCGGACGTGCGCCTCGCCCTGAAGCGGGCCCGGCTGCGCGCACAGGCCTGGCAGAGGGCGGCCGGCGGGGCGGAGGTGCTGGCCGACGGTCATATCGCTCTGTGA
- a CDS encoding protein kinase domain-containing protein translates to MDEYAGRVLAGRYRLPVPPDAPEPALARALDTYSGQEVLIRQVPLPEVVEAELVDEYGMGGGPARGYGDGGRARRTGPGAGAGYGDGDAPADRDPSDPVVRRALEAATAAARIPDHPRLDQVFDVFAQDGSLWIVSELVPARPLAALLADRTLSPHRAAEIAADILTALHALHAHGWTHRNITPRTVLVCDDGRVVLTGLAAGAAEEALCGYDPVPREAAPPPGAVRPGVVREWRAGGPGPNATGPNATGSGSNATGPGSNATGPGAASGAGASVPGVASAPASASAPTSASAPASAFGAGQQVGPGAGGSHGPGPAGSGPGGSGAGGAEDDPRRARAGAIAAYRAGARAAAARTAHDAHASDRGGAAPEGGRLHDQEQRQGQGPGQGPGREQGQQFSPYRDHVGPANRSAAPPGSPAMPPGPPGVPQRRPGAPQGQPAVPQGRPAVPPPGGQGVPPGPPGVPQRPPGGAPRQGPGAPPVPRQPARPGSATYGGGLPGPVRRPQGGTHALPPGPAVPGARQAGPPPARTGAGTVPAPRTGGPAGVPPGPDTGAYPGAAPGNALAAERARQARITMVGAVTERWAPEQAGPVHANWQLAPPVGPAADLWALGALLFRSVQGHAPYPEDSAAELVQLVCSRAPAQAEELGALRPVVESLLRQDPTDRPDSEELRGWLRSLVRTAPEPDAGHAVVTVPALGRSGDPRRLPIVRRRGELVRRGRHKKPRPGRERPHRPAARPDPAARTVHPAPAPPARPVPPPHHHDGFRDQASVTGREDAFHDLDGAHDGIRDRERRREPRRDVGGRAPRGGPRRLGTLLLGLVLLLVVAAVLVAVLFLPGTGADQGGAGNQRSAVPSGSVTDAPEPGPEGSQPGGGEVGSSHSRTTAPAGLAEGFEMRDDPEGFRIAVRKGWQRHGKNAQGQVRYTKGDFTLLVVPGRDTAKRFGSDPMAYQQDKEAELAPFRDASWTSSSGLRRTDVGRTATAEGTFTWGEDSNSATYARNRALLDRGRYHVVLVIGPDRNRADVDRFYEQASASYRP, encoded by the coding sequence GTGGACGAGTACGCGGGGCGAGTGCTCGCCGGACGCTACCGCCTTCCGGTGCCGCCGGACGCGCCCGAACCGGCCCTGGCCCGCGCGCTGGACACCTACAGCGGGCAGGAAGTGCTGATCCGTCAGGTCCCGCTGCCGGAGGTCGTGGAAGCGGAGCTGGTCGACGAGTACGGCATGGGCGGCGGACCCGCGCGGGGATACGGCGACGGGGGCCGGGCACGGCGTACGGGACCCGGTGCGGGTGCCGGGTACGGCGACGGGGATGCGCCGGCCGACCGTGATCCGTCCGACCCCGTGGTGCGGCGCGCGCTGGAGGCCGCGACGGCCGCCGCGCGCATCCCGGACCACCCCCGGCTCGACCAGGTCTTCGACGTCTTCGCCCAGGACGGCAGCCTCTGGATCGTCAGTGAACTGGTTCCCGCGCGTCCGCTGGCCGCGCTGCTCGCCGACCGGACGCTGTCCCCGCACCGCGCGGCGGAGATCGCCGCCGACATCCTCACCGCCCTGCACGCCCTGCACGCGCACGGCTGGACGCACCGCAACATCACCCCGCGTACGGTCCTGGTCTGCGACGACGGCCGCGTCGTCCTCACCGGCCTGGCCGCCGGCGCCGCGGAGGAGGCGCTGTGCGGCTACGACCCGGTCCCGCGCGAAGCGGCTCCGCCCCCTGGCGCCGTCCGCCCGGGCGTCGTACGCGAGTGGCGAGCCGGGGGGCCTGGCCCGAACGCGACCGGCCCGAACGCGACCGGCTCGGGTTCGAACGCGACCGGCCCGGGCTCGAACGCGACCGGCCCGGGAGCGGCTTCGGGGGCGGGGGCGTCCGTTCCTGGTGTCGCCTCCGCTCCTGCCTCCGCTTCCGCTCCCACCTCCGCCTCCGCTCCTGCCTCCGCTTTCGGTGCCGGACAGCAGGTGGGGCCCGGGGCCGGTGGATCGCACGGGCCGGGGCCGGCCGGATCCGGGCCGGGTGGTTCGGGGGCCGGCGGGGCCGAGGACGATCCCCGGCGGGCACGCGCGGGGGCGATCGCCGCTTACCGGGCCGGGGCCAGGGCCGCGGCGGCCCGCACCGCCCACGACGCGCACGCCTCTGACAGGGGCGGCGCCGCTCCCGAGGGCGGCCGCCTGCACGACCAGGAGCAGCGGCAGGGACAGGGGCCGGGTCAGGGGCCGGGGCGCGAGCAGGGGCAGCAGTTCAGCCCGTACCGGGACCACGTCGGCCCGGCGAACCGTTCCGCCGCGCCCCCGGGTTCCCCCGCCATGCCGCCGGGTCCCCCCGGCGTCCCGCAGCGTCGGCCCGGGGCGCCTCAGGGGCAGCCCGCCGTGCCGCAGGGCCGTCCCGCCGTGCCGCCGCCTGGCGGGCAGGGCGTGCCGCCCGGCCCGCCGGGTGTCCCGCAGCGTCCGCCCGGAGGTGCCCCGCGTCAGGGGCCAGGCGCGCCGCCCGTGCCCCGGCAGCCGGCCCGGCCGGGCAGTGCCACGTACGGTGGCGGGCTGCCGGGCCCGGTACGCCGCCCGCAGGGCGGTACGCACGCGCTGCCGCCCGGCCCGGCGGTGCCGGGCGCCCGCCAGGCCGGCCCGCCCCCGGCGCGTACGGGGGCAGGCACGGTGCCGGCGCCCCGCACAGGCGGACCGGCAGGCGTGCCCCCCGGTCCGGACACCGGCGCGTACCCCGGCGCGGCACCCGGGAACGCTCTGGCGGCCGAGCGGGCGCGCCAGGCGCGGATCACGATGGTCGGCGCGGTCACCGAACGCTGGGCCCCCGAACAGGCCGGCCCCGTCCACGCCAACTGGCAGCTCGCGCCGCCCGTGGGCCCGGCCGCCGACCTCTGGGCCCTCGGCGCCCTGCTCTTCCGCAGCGTGCAGGGCCACGCCCCGTACCCCGAGGACAGCGCCGCCGAACTGGTCCAGCTGGTGTGCTCACGCGCGCCCGCACAGGCGGAGGAGCTCGGCGCGCTGCGCCCCGTGGTGGAGTCCCTGCTGCGCCAGGACCCGACGGACCGCCCGGACTCCGAGGAGCTGCGCGGCTGGCTGCGCTCCCTGGTCCGTACGGCACCGGAGCCGGACGCGGGCCATGCGGTGGTGACCGTGCCGGCCCTGGGGCGGAGCGGCGATCCGCGCCGGCTGCCGATCGTGCGGCGCCGCGGCGAACTCGTACGCCGCGGCCGGCACAAGAAGCCGCGCCCGGGCCGGGAACGCCCGCACAGGCCCGCGGCGCGCCCGGACCCCGCGGCACGCACCGTCCACCCCGCCCCGGCACCTCCCGCCCGTCCCGTACCGCCGCCGCACCACCATGACGGTTTCCGGGACCAGGCCTCGGTGACGGGCCGCGAGGACGCCTTCCACGACCTCGACGGCGCCCACGATGGCATCCGTGACCGCGAGCGGCGGCGGGAGCCGCGGCGGGACGTCGGTGGCCGAGCGCCCCGCGGCGGGCCCCGGCGGCTGGGCACGCTGCTGCTCGGCCTGGTACTGCTGCTGGTCGTCGCGGCGGTGCTGGTCGCCGTGCTGTTCCTGCCCGGCACCGGTGCGGACCAGGGCGGCGCCGGGAACCAGCGGAGCGCCGTCCCCAGCGGCAGCGTGACCGACGCGCCCGAGCCCGGCCCGGAGGGCTCGCAACCGGGTGGCGGGGAGGTCGGCAGCAGCCACTCCCGGACGACGGCCCCGGCCGGCCTCGCCGAGGGCTTCGAGATGCGCGACGACCCGGAGGGCTTCCGGATCGCCGTGCGCAAGGGCTGGCAGCGGCACGGCAAGAACGCCCAGGGCCAGGTGCGGTACACCAAGGGCGACTTCACGCTGCTGGTGGTGCCGGGCCGGGACACCGCGAAGCGCTTCGGGTCCGACCCGATGGCGTACCAGCAGGACAAGGAGGCGGAGCTGGCGCCGTTCCGGGACGCGAGCTGGACCTCGTCCTCGGGGCTGCGGCGTACCGACGTCGGCCGCACGGCCACGGCCGAGGGCACCTTCACCTGGGGTGAGGACAGTAATTCCGCGACGTACGCGCGCAATCGGGCGCTGCTGGACCGGGGCCGTTACCACGTCGTCCTGGTCATCGGCCCGGACCGGAACCGCGCCGACGTGGACCGCTTCTACGAGCAGGCGTCCGCGTCCTACCGCCCCTGA